Proteins from a genomic interval of Quercus robur chromosome 9, dhQueRobu3.1, whole genome shotgun sequence:
- the LOC126699763 gene encoding uncharacterized protein LOC126699763, translated as MTPKSLFFFSTTLALLILLIPISAQISDPNPKPTQSLSAAHTELTNYGFPVGLLPSSVHGYSINKTSGDFSVELGGDCKITLPPDNYLATYSRTVRGKIVSGKIAELDGIRVRALFRWWSITGIRSTGEDLVFEVVMVSAKYPSKNFDESPDCEGKHSSS; from the coding sequence ATGACCCCAAaatccctcttcttcttctccaccaCCCTCGCTCTTCTCATCCTCCTCATACCCATCTCTGCCCAAATctccgacccgaacccgaaacCGACCCAATCCCTATCCGCGGCCCACACTGAGCTCACCAACTATGGCTTCCCAGTCGGACTCTTACCCTCCTCAGTCCATGGCTACTCCATAAACAAGACCTCCGGCGACTTCTCCGTCGAGCTCGGCGGCGACTGCAAGATCACTCTCCCGCCGGACAACTACCTCGCCACCTATTCCAGGACAGTCAGGGGAAAGATCGTTTCGGGTAAGATCGCTGAGCTCGACGGGATTCGGGTCCGTGCGTTGTTCAGGTGGTGGTCCATCACCGGGATCCGATCCACCGGCGAAGACTTGGTGTTCGAGGTCGTCATGGTCAGCGCCAAATACCCCTCCAAGAACTTCGACGAGAGCCCCGATTGCGAAGGTAAACACTCCTCTTCGTGA